The Chitinivorax sp. PXF-14 genome has a window encoding:
- a CDS encoding hydroxymethylpyrimidine/phosphomethylpyrimidine kinase, with product MQSNSFPIVLTFAATDPSSGAGLQADLLTLASLGCHPLSVVTGITVQDSAGVEELQALDADLVAEQARFILEDMEVAAFKVGVIGSVENVAAIAEIAADYPSVPLILDPVLSSGRGDEFATEELIGAMRELLIPHTTLITPNSFEARRLSDEDGDEELSLDECARRIRELGCEYVLITGTHENTPNVVNTLYNRGGKVRADSWSRLPGSYHGSGCTLASAVAGMLATGLDMAEAVKEAQEYTWQTLKHAFRPGMGQYIPDRLFWARGDNAEN from the coding sequence ATGCAGTCCAACTCCTTCCCCATCGTCCTGACTTTTGCGGCGACCGATCCATCGAGCGGCGCCGGCTTACAGGCCGATCTCCTGACGCTTGCCAGCCTGGGCTGCCATCCCTTGTCGGTGGTCACCGGCATCACGGTGCAGGACAGTGCCGGTGTCGAGGAGTTGCAGGCACTGGATGCCGACCTAGTCGCCGAACAGGCGCGTTTCATCCTGGAAGACATGGAAGTCGCCGCCTTCAAGGTCGGCGTGATCGGCAGTGTCGAGAATGTCGCGGCAATTGCAGAAATCGCGGCCGACTATCCCAGCGTACCGCTGATTCTCGATCCGGTATTGAGTTCGGGCCGGGGCGACGAATTTGCCACTGAAGAGCTGATCGGTGCCATGCGTGAATTGCTGATCCCGCATACGACGCTGATCACGCCGAATAGTTTCGAGGCACGCCGCCTGTCCGACGAGGACGGCGATGAAGAGCTGAGCCTGGACGAATGCGCAAGGCGTATCCGCGAACTCGGCTGCGAATACGTGCTGATTACCGGCACCCATGAAAACACGCCCAATGTCGTCAACACCTTGTACAACCGCGGCGGCAAGGTCAGGGCCGACAGCTGGTCGCGCCTGCCGGGCAGTTACCACGGCTCCGGCTGCACCTTGGCATCGGCCGTCGCCGGTATGTTGGCCACCGGCCTCGACATGGCGGAAGCAGTGAAGGAGGCACAGGAATACACCTGGCAAACGCTGAAACACGCATTCCGCCCCGGCATGGGCCAGTACATTCCCGATCGCCTGTTCTGGGCCCGTGGCGACAATGCCGAAAATTGA
- the thiE gene encoding thiamine phosphate synthase translates to MPKIEGIYAITPDTSDTARLLAQVSAVLSGGVKVMQYRNKSDDADLRFSQAGQIKQLCDRYAVPLIINDDVELALAIDAAGVHLGEQDGSLQSARLRLGPHKLLGASCYASLALAERALSNGADHVAFGAVFPSITKPLVRRATLDLIAQARRQLSAPIVAIGGITAENGSSVVDAGADALAVISSLFDAADIEQAARVLSACFERG, encoded by the coding sequence ATGCCGAAAATTGAAGGGATCTACGCGATCACGCCGGATACCAGCGACACGGCCAGGCTGCTGGCGCAGGTATCCGCTGTGCTGTCCGGCGGTGTCAAGGTGATGCAGTACCGCAACAAGTCCGATGATGCGGATCTCAGATTTAGCCAGGCCGGCCAGATCAAGCAACTATGCGACCGCTATGCGGTGCCGCTGATCATCAACGATGACGTGGAACTGGCATTGGCGATCGATGCGGCAGGCGTCCATCTGGGCGAGCAGGATGGTTCCCTGCAGTCAGCACGTCTGCGGCTGGGGCCGCATAAGCTGCTCGGTGCCTCGTGCTATGCCAGCCTGGCACTGGCGGAACGGGCATTGTCGAATGGGGCCGACCACGTCGCGTTCGGTGCGGTATTTCCTTCCATAACCAAACCATTGGTACGCCGAGCCACGCTTGACTTGATCGCCCAGGCCCGCCGGCAGTTGTCGGCACCGATCGTGGCGATCGGTGGCATTACCGCCGAAAATGGTTCATCGGTCGTCGATGCCGGTGCCGATGCACTGGCGGTGATCAGCTCACTGTTCGATGCAGCCGACATCGAGCAGGCCGCCAGGGTGCTATCTGCCTGTTTTGAACGAGGCTAG
- the waaA gene encoding lipid IV(A) 3-deoxy-D-manno-octulosonic acid transferase, with protein sequence MRRLYGAIFWLLLPLILCRLWWRGRQQPGYRQHWAERFGRYRTPVTGPTIWLHAVSVGETRAAASLVQALRRRYPGHRLILTQMTPTGRDTAREVYKDDVEAVYLPYDLPFAINGFIRHFRPAFGLLMETEIWPNLIHATADAGIPLFLVNARLSARSARGYGKIARLVSPALARLAGVAAQSKDDALRLAALGAAAPVVCGNVKFDIVPPAAQLALGRAWHESIGERAVVLFASTRDGEETLLLDAWCRKRGFEQALLIIVPRHPQRFDEVANQVTVHGLSLCRRSSGELPGADRQVWLGDSMGELAAYYAAADIAVVGGSFLPLGGHNLIEASAVGTPVIVGPHMFNFAEATRLACEAGAAQQCEGVDATIDTVLELLRSPARRTAMQQAAMAFSRAHGGATERIMAMLPDLAAPLG encoded by the coding sequence ATGAGGCGGCTGTATGGCGCGATATTCTGGCTGCTGTTGCCGCTGATCCTGTGCCGGCTGTGGTGGCGCGGCCGCCAGCAGCCGGGCTATCGGCAACATTGGGCCGAGCGTTTCGGGCGCTACCGGACGCCGGTCACCGGGCCGACGATTTGGCTCCATGCGGTATCGGTGGGCGAGACTCGTGCCGCGGCCTCGCTCGTCCAGGCGTTGCGGCGGCGTTATCCTGGTCACCGGCTGATCCTGACGCAGATGACACCGACGGGGCGCGATACCGCCAGGGAGGTGTACAAGGACGATGTCGAGGCCGTCTATCTGCCCTACGATCTGCCGTTTGCCATCAATGGCTTCATCCGACACTTCCGGCCGGCATTCGGTTTGCTGATGGAGACCGAGATCTGGCCGAACTTGATCCATGCCACGGCCGATGCCGGTATTCCGTTATTTCTTGTCAATGCGCGCCTGTCGGCCCGGTCGGCGCGGGGCTATGGCAAGATCGCGCGCCTGGTGTCGCCGGCCCTGGCCCGGCTGGCCGGCGTGGCGGCGCAAAGCAAGGACGATGCGCTACGCCTGGCCGCACTCGGTGCCGCCGCGCCCGTCGTGTGTGGCAACGTGAAATTCGATATCGTGCCACCTGCTGCCCAGTTGGCACTGGGCCGGGCCTGGCACGAGTCGATCGGGGAGCGGGCCGTCGTACTGTTCGCCAGCACGCGCGACGGCGAGGAAACGCTGCTGCTCGATGCCTGGTGTCGTAAACGGGGTTTTGAGCAGGCCTTGTTGATCATCGTACCCAGGCATCCGCAACGTTTCGACGAGGTGGCGAACCAGGTGACGGTGCATGGTCTGAGCCTGTGCCGGCGCAGCAGTGGCGAACTACCTGGTGCAGATCGGCAGGTATGGCTGGGTGACAGCATGGGTGAGCTTGCGGCCTACTACGCTGCGGCCGATATTGCCGTGGTGGGGGGCAGCTTTTTGCCGCTGGGCGGCCACAACCTGATCGAAGCCAGCGCGGTTGGTACGCCGGTGATCGTCGGACCGCATATGTTCAATTTTGCAGAGGCCACGAGGCTGGCCTGCGAGGCTGGTGCTGCGCAGCAATGCGAGGGGGTCGATGCGACCATCGACACGGTGCTCGAGCTGTTGCGTTCTCCCGCTCGGCGTACCGCGATGCAGCAGGCTGCCATGGCGTTCAGTCGCGCCCATGGCGGCGCGACTGAACGCATCATGGCCATGCTGCCCGATCTGGCAGCCCCTCTCGGCTAG
- a CDS encoding NAD-dependent epimerase — protein sequence MKTLVTGAAGFIGMHVCQALLANGEEVVGVDNLNDYYSPALKQDRLAQLSGFSAFRNEVLDIADSGAMTRLFVQEKFDRVIHLAAQAGVRYSLKNPLAYAQSNLLGFTNILEGCRQTGVKHLVFASSSSVYGANIKTPFDESDNVDHPVSLYAATKKANELMAHSYAQLYGIPTTGLRFFTVYGPWGRPDMAAWLFTEAILAGKPIKVFNHGDLQRDFTYIDDIVEGVVRVWDNPPQPNPQFDRMNPDPASSFAPFRVFNIGNHRPVRLEDFIACLERVLGKSAIRESLPMQPGDVHTTYANIDRLEAAVGFKPLTTLESGIERFAAWYKQYHAVN from the coding sequence ATGAAGACTCTCGTAACCGGTGCCGCGGGTTTCATCGGCATGCATGTCTGTCAGGCCTTGCTGGCTAATGGCGAGGAAGTCGTTGGAGTCGATAATCTCAACGACTATTACTCTCCCGCCCTCAAGCAGGATAGATTGGCACAGCTTTCCGGCTTTTCGGCTTTCCGCAACGAAGTGCTCGATATCGCTGATAGCGGGGCCATGACCCGTCTGTTTGTGCAAGAAAAGTTCGACAGGGTCATTCACCTCGCGGCGCAGGCCGGTGTACGTTACTCCCTGAAAAATCCGCTGGCTTACGCACAGAGCAACCTGCTTGGCTTTACCAATATTCTCGAAGGCTGCCGCCAGACAGGGGTCAAACATCTGGTGTTTGCCAGCAGTTCGAGTGTCTACGGCGCCAACATCAAGACGCCGTTCGATGAATCAGACAACGTCGATCACCCGGTCAGCTTGTATGCGGCAACCAAGAAAGCCAACGAGCTGATGGCACACAGCTATGCCCAGCTATATGGCATTCCGACCACCGGCTTGCGGTTCTTCACCGTCTACGGCCCCTGGGGTCGTCCCGACATGGCGGCGTGGCTGTTTACCGAGGCCATCCTCGCCGGCAAGCCGATCAAGGTTTTCAACCATGGCGATCTGCAGCGCGATTTCACCTATATCGACGATATCGTCGAAGGTGTCGTCCGTGTCTGGGATAACCCGCCGCAGCCCAATCCCCAGTTCGACCGGATGAATCCGGATCCGGCATCGAGCTTTGCGCCGTTCCGGGTTTTCAATATCGGTAATCACCGGCCGGTGCGGCTGGAAGACTTCATTGCCTGTCTGGAACGGGTATTGGGAAAATCGGCGATACGCGAATCGTTGCCCATGCAGCCGGGCGACGTCCATACCACCTATGCCAATATCGACCGGCTGGAAGCCGCTGTGGGCTTCAAACCGCTTACTACGCTGGAGAGTGGGATCGAGCGGTTTGCCGCATGGTACAAGCAATACCACGCGGTGAATTGA
- a CDS encoding rhodanese-like domain-containing protein produces the protein MQQITAHMLDQWLRDDSRGQPVLLDVREGWEFQHCHIAGSVHIPMHEIPSRLNEIDDEVDTVVICHHGMRSMQVAQYLERAGFGRVHNLQGGVDAWSRDIDPSVPFY, from the coding sequence ATGCAACAAATTACCGCTCATATGCTCGACCAGTGGCTGCGCGACGACTCGCGCGGCCAGCCCGTGCTGCTCGACGTGCGTGAAGGCTGGGAGTTCCAGCATTGCCACATCGCCGGCTCGGTGCACATCCCGATGCACGAAATTCCGTCGCGGCTCAACGAGATCGACGACGAGGTCGATACGGTGGTGATCTGCCACCACGGCATGCGCTCGATGCAGGTCGCGCAGTATCTCGAACGGGCCGGCTTCGGCCGCGTGCACAATCTGCAGGGCGGCGTCGACGCCTGGTCGCGCGACATCGACCCGAGCGTACCGTTTTATTGA
- a CDS encoding protein-L-isoaspartate O-methyltransferase, translated as MNWEEARFNMVEQQIRPWDVLDQQILELLFEVRREEFVPEANRALAFVDMELPLPCGKKMWQPKLEARVVQELAVKVSDKVLQIGVGSGYLAALLAKRAQHVYCVELHPDMKTFAEGNLKRAGIGNVTVEQGDGARGWSKQAPYDVIVVTGSLPIAPEELEQQLAKGGRLFYVQGELPVMSGTLVTRGDHGALSSVKLFETALSPLEHAPQPERFKF; from the coding sequence ATGAATTGGGAAGAAGCACGTTTCAATATGGTCGAACAGCAGATCCGCCCTTGGGATGTGCTCGATCAGCAAATCCTTGAACTGTTGTTCGAAGTCAGACGCGAAGAGTTCGTGCCGGAAGCCAACCGTGCACTGGCCTTCGTCGACATGGAGCTGCCGCTGCCCTGCGGCAAGAAGATGTGGCAGCCGAAACTGGAAGCCCGCGTGGTGCAGGAACTGGCCGTCAAGGTCAGCGACAAGGTGCTGCAGATCGGCGTCGGCTCGGGCTATCTCGCCGCCCTGCTGGCCAAGCGTGCGCAGCATGTGTACTGCGTCGAACTGCACCCGGACATGAAGACCTTCGCCGAAGGCAACCTGAAGCGCGCCGGCATCGGCAACGTCACGGTGGAGCAAGGCGACGGTGCACGCGGCTGGAGCAAGCAGGCGCCTTACGACGTCATCGTGGTGACCGGCTCGCTGCCGATCGCCCCCGAGGAACTGGAACAACAGCTCGCCAAGGGCGGCCGCCTGTTCTACGTGCAGGGTGAGTTGCCCGTCATGTCCGGCACGCTGGTCACGCGTGGCGACCATGGCGCGCTGAGCAGCGTGAAGTTGTTCGAAACGGCGCTGTCGCCGCTCGAGCACGCGCCCCAGCCGGAACGTTTCAAGTTCTGA
- a CDS encoding glycosyltransferase family 2 protein encodes MATPISAVLITLNAADVLEPCLRSLDFVDEIVVVDSGSTDGTRELALRYGATVIEQTWLGFGQQKQFAVNKASHDWVLCIDSDERISERLKAEIGSAQASTAFQAYAMPRSNRFMGRFLKHGEGYPDWSLRLFDRRHARWSDDSVHEKVLCQVPVGKLKGDLLHESGENISRYLDKQNRYTSLQAEQMLTDGKRARVSQLLLSPLVRFLRFYLFRRGFLDGVPGLVHILIGCINSFTKYAKLMELERLRKQP; translated from the coding sequence ATGGCCACGCCAATTTCAGCAGTACTGATCACGCTCAATGCGGCCGATGTCCTCGAGCCCTGCCTACGGTCACTCGACTTCGTCGATGAGATCGTGGTGGTCGATTCAGGCAGCACCGATGGCACGCGTGAACTGGCATTGCGATATGGCGCGACGGTCATCGAGCAGACTTGGCTTGGTTTTGGCCAACAAAAGCAGTTTGCGGTAAACAAGGCCAGCCACGATTGGGTGCTATGCATCGATAGCGATGAACGGATCAGTGAAAGACTGAAGGCCGAAATTGGTTCTGCACAGGCATCCACTGCTTTCCAAGCCTATGCCATGCCACGCAGCAATCGATTCATGGGACGTTTTCTGAAGCACGGAGAGGGTTATCCGGACTGGAGTCTGCGCCTGTTTGATCGCCGTCACGCCCGCTGGTCAGACGACAGCGTGCACGAGAAGGTGTTGTGCCAGGTTCCGGTAGGCAAGCTCAAGGGTGATTTGCTTCACGAATCAGGCGAAAATATCAGCCGCTATCTGGACAAACAGAACCGCTATACCAGCCTGCAGGCAGAACAGATGCTCACAGACGGCAAGCGGGCCCGGGTATCGCAGCTACTGTTGAGCCCGCTGGTGCGCTTCTTGAGATTTTACCTGTTCAGGAGAGGGTTTCTGGACGGTGTGCCCGGGCTTGTCCATATCCTCATCGGATGCATCAACAGCTTCACCAAATACGCCAAACTGATGGAACTCGAAAGACTGCGCAAGCAACCATGA
- the waaC gene encoding lipopolysaccharide heptosyltransferase I, whose product MSSILIVKTSSMGDVIHALPAVTDLLAQLPGTAVDWVVEEGFAELPRLHPGVRHVLPVAIRRWRKAWWTTAVRAELRTFRRSLVEADYDWVIDLQGLVKSAWIVRQVPATRAGYDWASAREPLASLAYDRRFAIARQQHAVARNRQLAAAALGYTVSGLPDYGLSSTSALVTDWLPPQPYIVCLHATSRADKQWQPDGWAELARRCHEQGLACVLPWGSASEKTDAERLVQMMPNGIVAPRLSLTAAAGLLKGARATIGVDTGLSHLAAAVMCPVIALFTASDPILTGVLGNGFVCNLGGIGKVPTVDEVWCKLNGVLAG is encoded by the coding sequence ATGTCATCGATATTGATCGTCAAGACTTCGTCCATGGGCGATGTCATTCATGCCTTGCCCGCAGTCACCGATCTGCTCGCCCAATTGCCGGGGACGGCTGTCGATTGGGTTGTCGAGGAAGGATTTGCCGAGTTGCCGCGGCTTCATCCCGGGGTCAGGCACGTCCTGCCGGTCGCCATCCGGCGCTGGCGCAAGGCCTGGTGGACGACGGCAGTACGCGCCGAGCTTCGAACGTTCCGTCGTTCACTCGTCGAGGCCGACTACGATTGGGTCATTGACCTGCAGGGTCTGGTGAAGAGTGCATGGATCGTGCGGCAGGTACCTGCTACGCGGGCAGGCTACGATTGGGCCAGCGCTCGTGAACCCTTGGCTAGCCTGGCTTACGATCGGCGCTTTGCTATCGCCCGGCAACAGCATGCAGTCGCGCGCAACCGGCAGCTTGCCGCGGCGGCGCTGGGTTATACCGTTAGCGGCCTGCCCGACTATGGGCTTTCGTCGACCTCAGCGCTGGTTACGGACTGGCTCCCGCCACAACCCTATATTGTCTGCCTGCACGCCACCAGCCGGGCGGACAAGCAATGGCAGCCCGATGGCTGGGCCGAGCTGGCGCGACGCTGCCATGAACAAGGGCTGGCCTGCGTGTTGCCATGGGGCAGCGCCAGCGAAAAGACGGATGCCGAGCGCTTGGTGCAGATGATGCCGAATGGCATCGTTGCCCCGCGCCTGAGCTTGACTGCTGCGGCCGGTCTGCTCAAGGGGGCTCGCGCGACCATTGGTGTCGATACCGGCCTGAGCCACCTGGCCGCCGCCGTCATGTGCCCGGTCATTGCATTGTTTACCGCGAGCGATCCGATCCTGACCGGTGTGCTTGGCAATGGCTTCGTCTGCAACCTGGGCGGCATCGGCAAGGTGCCGACGGTAGACGAAGTCTGGTGCAAGCTGAACGGGGTGTTGGCAGGATGA
- the thiC gene encoding phosphomethylpyrimidine synthase ThiC, with protein MNAPQFLRDTAHVDEAAIQPFPNSRKIYVEGSRPDIQVPMREITQTDTPTAFGGEQNPPIYVYDTSGIYSDPAAKIDVRSGLPAIRAKWIDERNDTETLGQLSSEYGRAREADKKLNELRFNLQRKPRRALPGKNVSQMHYARQGIITPEMEYIAIRESLRRQQYVESLKAAGPQSARMAELMLRQHRGQSFGAAIPEEITAEFVRSEVARGRAIIPNNINHPESEPMIIGRNFLVKINGNIGNSAVTSSISEEVDKMTWGIRWGADTIMDLSTGKNIHETREWILRNSPVPIGTVPIYQALEKVDGKAEELTWEIFKDTLIEQAEQGVDYFTIHAGVLLRYVPMTAKRMTGIVSRGGSIMAKWCLAHHKESFLYTHFEEICEIMKAYDVAFSLGDGLRPGSIWDANDDAQLGELKTLGELTQIAWKHDVQTMIEGPGHVPMQLIKENMDLQLDYCDEAPFYTLGPLTTDIAPGYDHITSAIGAAQIGWYGTAMLCYVTPKEHLGLPNKDDVKEGIITYKLAAHAADLAKGHPGAQIRDNALSKARFEFRWEDQFNLGLDPDRARSFHDETLPQQGAKIAHFCSMCGPHFCSMKITQDVRDFAAAQGISDEDALQKGMEVKSVEFVKQGAQVYHKV; from the coding sequence ATGAACGCACCCCAGTTCCTGCGCGACACGGCGCATGTCGACGAAGCGGCGATCCAGCCTTTCCCCAATTCGCGCAAGATTTATGTCGAGGGTAGCCGACCCGACATCCAGGTGCCCATGCGGGAAATCACGCAGACCGATACGCCGACGGCCTTCGGTGGCGAGCAGAACCCGCCTATCTATGTCTACGATACCTCGGGCATCTATTCCGACCCGGCAGCGAAGATCGACGTTCGTTCCGGCCTGCCGGCAATCCGCGCCAAGTGGATCGACGAACGCAATGATACCGAGACGCTGGGCCAGTTGAGTTCCGAATATGGCCGTGCCCGCGAGGCAGACAAGAAGCTCAACGAGCTGCGCTTCAACCTGCAGCGCAAGCCGCGCCGCGCATTGCCGGGCAAGAATGTGTCGCAGATGCATTATGCGCGACAGGGCATCATCACGCCGGAGATGGAATACATCGCCATCCGCGAGAGCCTGCGCCGCCAGCAATATGTCGAATCGCTCAAGGCTGCCGGCCCGCAGAGCGCGCGCATGGCCGAGCTGATGTTGCGCCAGCACCGCGGCCAGAGCTTCGGCGCGGCGATTCCCGAAGAAATCACGGCGGAATTCGTGCGCAGCGAAGTGGCCCGCGGCCGCGCCATCATCCCGAACAACATCAACCACCCGGAATCGGAGCCGATGATCATCGGCCGCAACTTCCTGGTGAAGATCAACGGCAATATCGGCAACTCGGCCGTCACCAGCTCGATCTCGGAAGAAGTCGACAAGATGACCTGGGGCATCCGCTGGGGTGCCGACACCATCATGGACCTGTCGACCGGCAAGAACATCCACGAGACGCGCGAATGGATTCTGCGCAACTCGCCGGTGCCGATCGGCACGGTGCCGATCTACCAGGCGCTGGAAAAGGTCGACGGCAAGGCCGAGGAGCTGACCTGGGAGATCTTCAAGGACACGCTGATCGAGCAGGCCGAGCAGGGCGTCGACTACTTCACCATCCACGCGGGCGTGCTGCTGCGCTACGTGCCGATGACGGCCAAGCGCATGACCGGCATCGTCTCGCGCGGCGGCTCGATCATGGCCAAGTGGTGCCTGGCGCACCACAAGGAGAGCTTCCTCTACACGCATTTTGAGGAAATCTGCGAAATCATGAAGGCCTACGATGTCGCCTTCTCGCTCGGCGACGGCCTGCGCCCCGGCTCGATCTGGGATGCCAACGACGACGCGCAGCTCGGTGAATTGAAGACACTCGGCGAGCTGACGCAGATCGCCTGGAAGCACGACGTGCAGACCATGATCGAAGGCCCCGGCCACGTGCCGATGCAGCTGATCAAGGAGAACATGGACCTGCAGCTCGACTACTGCGACGAGGCGCCGTTCTACACGCTGGGGCCGCTGACCACCGACATCGCGCCGGGCTATGACCACATCACCTCGGCCATCGGTGCTGCGCAGATCGGCTGGTATGGCACGGCGATGCTGTGCTACGTCACGCCGAAGGAGCACCTGGGCCTGCCCAACAAGGACGACGTCAAGGAAGGCATCATCACCTACAAGCTGGCGGCGCATGCGGCGGACCTGGCCAAGGGCCACCCGGGCGCACAGATCCGCGACAATGCCTTGTCGAAGGCACGTTTCGAGTTCCGCTGGGAAGACCAGTTCAACCTCGGCCTCGACCCGGACCGTGCACGCAGCTTCCATGACGAGACGCTGCCGCAGCAGGGCGCCAAGATCGCGCACTTCTGCTCGATGTGCGGCCCGCACTTCTGTTCGATGAAGATCACCCAGGACGTCCGCGATTTCGCGGCCGCACAAGGCATCAGCGACGAAGATGCGCTGCAGAAGGGCATGGAAGTGAAGTCGGTTGAGTTCGTGAAACAGGGAGCGCAGGTGTATCACAAGGTGTGA
- a CDS encoding 7TM diverse intracellular signaling domain-containing protein — MVRSRHARSSQLYRLRYASWLLLLCWLLPGVATALELTGGKQQYLLGGHLSWLEDKSGRLNLEQVIEADAARRFTVSRQRVPNFGFTRSAYWFKLQLANRTAPSHWILETEYPMLDHVDTYYVRDGKLLRHMANGDLLPFHQREIQHRNISFPVELAPGEAMDVYIRVATQSSLQLPIQLVTPSLLLQQDQAEFYVFGLYYGVLLAMLCYNLLIYFSIGDRNYLHYVHYLLGYILFQMSLNGLALEFIWPDWPAWGNVATPFFIGVAFLGAVTFVRRFLQLRQRQPMLDQVGKIIWGLFCIIIVASLVLDYSIVIQAAAILAFTCVCYAFVAGLLAWRNNLKQARYFLLAWSALLLGIMLYVLKTFNVLPTNFVTEYALQAGSVMEVILLSFALAHRIKLTTDENKKVHLEANTLLEARVSQRTHELDEALKKLSEANTKLKALNFTDGLTGVRNRKYFDQKIEREWARAQRGGYNLTVMLFDIDHFKSINDNFGHQAGDFCLREVAVTIQSCLKRPCDVMARYGGEEFIVILPLTDSKGAMKVADGIRHRIQGMGLEYNEKWLPVTASIGVCTVVPQENMHSRELISAADEALYRAKREGRNRVERGDVLSKAA, encoded by the coding sequence ATGGTTCGAAGCAGGCATGCAAGGTCTTCCCAGCTTTACCGGCTCCGCTATGCCAGCTGGCTGTTGTTGCTGTGCTGGTTGCTGCCCGGTGTTGCGACCGCGCTGGAGCTCACCGGCGGCAAGCAGCAATATCTTCTGGGCGGCCACCTGAGCTGGCTCGAGGACAAATCCGGCCGGCTCAATCTCGAACAGGTGATCGAGGCGGACGCAGCACGCCGATTCACGGTATCCCGTCAGCGGGTGCCCAATTTCGGCTTCACCCGATCGGCCTACTGGTTCAAGCTGCAACTGGCCAATCGCACGGCACCGAGCCACTGGATACTGGAAACCGAGTATCCGATGCTCGATCATGTCGACACCTATTATGTGCGCGATGGCAAGCTGCTCAGGCATATGGCGAACGGCGACCTGTTGCCATTCCACCAGCGCGAAATCCAGCACCGCAACATCAGCTTTCCGGTCGAGCTGGCGCCAGGCGAGGCGATGGACGTGTATATCCGCGTGGCCACGCAAAGCTCGCTGCAACTGCCCATCCAGCTCGTTACCCCATCCTTGCTGCTGCAGCAGGATCAAGCCGAGTTCTATGTCTTCGGCCTGTACTACGGCGTGCTGCTGGCGATGCTGTGTTACAACCTGCTGATCTATTTCTCGATCGGCGACCGCAACTACCTGCATTACGTGCATTATCTGCTGGGCTACATCCTGTTCCAGATGTCACTCAACGGCCTGGCACTCGAATTCATCTGGCCCGACTGGCCTGCCTGGGGCAACGTGGCCACGCCATTCTTCATCGGTGTGGCTTTCCTGGGCGCCGTCACCTTTGTCAGGCGTTTCCTGCAGCTCAGGCAGCGTCAGCCGATGCTCGATCAGGTCGGTAAGATCATTTGGGGCCTGTTTTGCATCATCATCGTGGCATCGCTGGTGCTCGATTACTCGATCGTGATCCAGGCCGCGGCTATCCTTGCCTTCACCTGCGTCTGCTACGCCTTTGTCGCCGGGCTCCTGGCCTGGCGCAACAATCTCAAGCAGGCACGCTATTTCCTGTTGGCCTGGTCGGCTCTGCTGCTCGGCATCATGTTGTATGTGCTGAAGACCTTCAACGTGCTGCCGACCAACTTTGTCACTGAGTATGCGCTGCAGGCCGGCTCGGTGATGGAGGTCATCCTGCTGTCGTTTGCGCTGGCGCATCGCATCAAGTTGACGACGGACGAGAACAAGAAGGTCCATCTGGAAGCCAATACCCTGCTCGAGGCGCGGGTGTCGCAGCGCACGCATGAACTCGATGAGGCGCTGAAGAAGCTGTCCGAGGCCAATACCAAGCTCAAGGCGCTCAACTTCACCGATGGCCTGACCGGCGTGCGCAACCGTAAATACTTTGACCAGAAGATCGAGCGTGAGTGGGCGAGGGCCCAGCGTGGCGGCTACAACCTGACCGTGATGCTGTTCGATATCGACCATTTCAAGTCGATCAACGACAACTTTGGCCACCAGGCCGGCGATTTCTGTCTGCGCGAGGTTGCCGTCACCATCCAGAGTTGCCTGAAGCGGCCGTGCGATGTCATGGCGCGTTACGGCGGCGAGGAATTCATCGTGATTCTGCCGCTGACCGACTCCAAGGGCGCCATGAAGGTCGCCGACGGGATACGTCACCGCATCCAGGGCATGGGGCTCGAGTACAACGAGAAGTGGTTGCCGGTGACCGCCAGCATCGGCGTCTGTACGGTCGTGCCGCAGGAGAACATGCACAGCCGCGAGCTGATCAGCGCCGCAGACGAAGCCTTGTACCGCGCCAAGCGCGAGGGCCGTAACCGGGTCGAACGCGGCGATGTGCTGAGCAAGGCAGCCTGA
- a CDS encoding rubredoxin, protein MKRYMCLICGFIYDEAEGRPEDGIAAGTKWEDIPMNWTCPDCGARKEDFEMVQL, encoded by the coding sequence ATGAAGCGCTATATGTGTCTGATTTGTGGCTTTATTTATGATGAAGCCGAAGGCCGTCCTGAAGATGGCATCGCCGCCGGCACCAAATGGGAAGACATCCCGATGAACTGGACTTGCCCGGACTGCGGCGCCCGCAAGGAAGATTTCGAAATGGTTCAGCTGTAA